Proteins found in one Hypericibacter terrae genomic segment:
- a CDS encoding lysylphosphatidylglycerol synthase transmembrane domain-containing protein: protein MQRSQPMAVKNAFSSRKHWAGWAFGVLGLAAVILVVFHLGDLQHFVALAQGAEPVWLLLAVGLQLLTYVCAAGVWYCALARIGQRRPMTSLMQLGIAKLFTDQILPSGGISGTLMVVQGLARRRVPSDLAMGAMLVGLVSFYAAYGVAALGALGALWLHDQINRVVIAIGAVFALFVVGLPVAVLRLRRLNDGPWLRRLQRIPGVARLLKSIAAAPSNLLRSPRLMAETTLLQLGVFLLDGLTLDVMLLALGQPNSLLSAFAAFMIANVVTTLGPIPLGLGTFEAASVATLVLGGISVEAALAATLLLRGFTFWLPMLPGLWLARQELGGRPISEVDAPPDHA, encoded by the coding sequence ATGCAGCGCAGCCAGCCGATGGCAGTCAAGAACGCATTTTCGTCGAGAAAACATTGGGCTGGATGGGCCTTCGGCGTGCTGGGGCTGGCCGCCGTCATCCTGGTCGTTTTTCACCTGGGCGATCTCCAGCATTTCGTGGCGCTGGCGCAGGGTGCGGAACCGGTGTGGCTGCTTCTGGCCGTGGGGCTGCAGCTGCTGACCTATGTCTGCGCTGCCGGAGTCTGGTATTGCGCCCTGGCGCGCATCGGCCAGCGCCGGCCGATGACGTCCCTGATGCAACTGGGCATCGCCAAGCTGTTCACCGACCAGATCCTCCCGTCGGGCGGAATCAGCGGGACATTGATGGTGGTCCAAGGCTTGGCGCGTCGCCGGGTCCCGTCCGACCTGGCCATGGGTGCCATGCTGGTTGGCCTGGTCTCCTTCTACGCGGCCTATGGAGTGGCAGCCTTGGGCGCCCTCGGGGCCTTGTGGCTCCACGACCAGATCAACCGCGTCGTGATCGCCATTGGAGCCGTCTTCGCCTTGTTCGTCGTGGGTCTGCCCGTCGCGGTCTTGAGGCTCCGCCGCCTGAACGACGGCCCCTGGCTGCGACGCCTGCAGCGAATTCCGGGGGTGGCGCGGTTGCTCAAATCGATCGCGGCGGCGCCCTCGAATCTGTTGCGCAGTCCCCGCCTGATGGCCGAAACGACCCTGCTTCAGCTCGGTGTCTTCTTGTTGGACGGCCTCACGCTCGATGTCATGCTCCTGGCGCTTGGCCAACCGAACTCGCTGCTGAGCGCCTTTGCGGCCTTCATGATCGCGAACGTGGTCACCACCCTCGGTCCCATACCGTTGGGGTTGGGAACCTTCGAGGCTGCGTCGGTCGCGACGCTGGTGCTTGGCGGCATTTCCGTGGAGGCGGCGCTGGCGGCGACGCTCTTGCTGCGTGGCTTCACCTTCTGGCTGCCGATGCTGCCGGGGCTCTGGCTGGCCCGCCAGGAACTCGGCGGCCGGCCGATCTCGGAAGTCGATGCGCCTCCGGATCACGCATAG
- a CDS encoding COG4280 domain-containing protein, whose amino-acid sequence MIFADAHSGSAFLAAFLASLVEFVEALTIVLAVGTVRGWRSAFLGAGLGAALLVALILLLGPTLGLIPITWLQLTVGVLLLLFGIRWLRKAILRAAGIIALHDEEKIYQKETAELRRAGLTRFGGFDAVATATAFKAVTLEGLEVVFIVIAVGATGGKLVPAGIGAGAALAAVLLLGLLIHKPLTKVPENGLKLVVGVMISAFGVFWIGEGLGTPWPGADWAIPALGLGFLAAALSAIALVRMSLARQESRS is encoded by the coding sequence ATGATCTTCGCCGATGCCCATTCCGGGTCCGCATTCCTTGCCGCCTTCCTGGCCTCTCTGGTCGAGTTCGTCGAGGCGCTGACGATCGTGCTGGCGGTCGGCACCGTTCGCGGCTGGCGCTCGGCCTTCCTCGGCGCCGGGCTGGGGGCTGCCCTGCTCGTCGCGCTGATCCTGTTGCTCGGGCCCACGCTCGGGCTGATCCCGATCACCTGGCTGCAGCTGACGGTCGGGGTCCTGCTGCTGCTCTTCGGCATCCGCTGGCTGCGCAAGGCGATATTGCGGGCCGCGGGCATCATCGCCCTCCATGACGAGGAAAAGATCTACCAGAAGGAAACCGCCGAGCTGCGGCGTGCCGGACTCACCCGCTTCGGCGGTTTCGATGCGGTCGCGACGGCAACCGCCTTCAAGGCGGTGACACTCGAGGGGCTCGAGGTCGTCTTCATCGTCATCGCGGTCGGCGCCACCGGCGGCAAGCTCGTTCCCGCCGGCATCGGCGCCGGGGCCGCCCTCGCGGCCGTGCTGCTGCTCGGCCTGCTCATTCACAAGCCGTTGACGAAGGTTCCGGAGAACGGGCTCAAGCTCGTGGTCGGCGTCATGATCTCCGCCTTCGGCGTGTTCTGGATCGGCGAGGGCCTGGGGACACCCTGGCCCGGCGCCGACTGGGCCATCCCCGCCCTCGGCCTCGGCTTCCTCGCCGCCGCCTTGTCGGCCATCGCCCTCGTCCGGATGTCCCTGGCGCGGCAGGAGAGCCGGTCGTGA
- a CDS encoding HalD/BesD family halogenase encodes MNRNVTTQGSGAAAPEGNEPARLADAPGFPHQNPSGYVALDDEPRFDPRRHFAFTQPERTWTLADFGYDKGTIAASPSPVAVAGPFRVLSEEGAETARAIALRLKELGRQSDRTASYLTGGVYRSRFLRDLFTSPELAAFLSSVAGTALAPHSMPSQQLYVNYAPEDITRHVDTWHTDSIGFDIVLMVTDPKAIKGGLFQFFRGSREEAARLLAAPVAGLIKGSSVELPPDRIESMPFPGPGHALFQQGNLVLHRATRLMEKGERITMVPGFVARDTRFADPTNVGSIVNWGEPGIPAELARHKAWFAHGRLEAVMSDLPMDATPREAASALRHAIADASALADLLDRTGSTEAAS; translated from the coding sequence ATGAATCGAAATGTGACAACGCAGGGCTCCGGCGCAGCGGCTCCTGAGGGAAACGAGCCGGCACGGCTGGCCGATGCTCCGGGCTTTCCGCATCAGAATCCCTCGGGCTACGTCGCGCTCGACGACGAACCTCGCTTCGACCCCCGCCGCCATTTCGCGTTCACGCAGCCCGAGCGGACCTGGACGCTCGCGGACTTCGGCTATGACAAGGGCACGATCGCGGCCTCGCCCAGCCCCGTGGCCGTGGCCGGGCCCTTTCGCGTCTTGTCGGAGGAAGGCGCAGAAACAGCCCGCGCCATCGCCCTGCGGCTCAAGGAACTCGGCCGGCAGAGCGACCGGACGGCCTCCTACCTGACTGGCGGCGTCTATCGCTCGCGGTTCCTGCGCGATCTCTTTACCTCGCCCGAGTTGGCCGCGTTCCTGTCGTCGGTCGCCGGCACGGCGCTCGCCCCGCATTCGATGCCGTCGCAACAGCTCTATGTGAACTATGCGCCCGAGGACATCACGCGCCATGTCGATACCTGGCACACCGATTCCATCGGCTTCGACATCGTCCTCATGGTCACGGATCCCAAGGCCATCAAAGGGGGACTGTTTCAGTTCTTCCGCGGCTCGCGCGAGGAGGCGGCCCGGCTGCTGGCGGCGCCTGTCGCCGGGCTGATCAAAGGCAGCAGCGTCGAACTGCCCCCGGACCGGATCGAATCCATGCCCTTTCCGGGTCCGGGCCATGCGCTGTTCCAGCAGGGCAACCTGGTCCTCCACCGGGCCACGCGCCTCATGGAGAAGGGCGAACGCATCACCATGGTGCCGGGCTTCGTCGCGCGGGACACGCGTTTCGCGGATCCGACCAATGTCGGGTCGATCGTCAATTGGGGCGAGCCCGGCATTCCAGCCGAGCTCGCGCGACACAAGGCCTGGTTCGCACATGGCCGCCTGGAGGCCGTCATGTCCGACCTGCCGATGGACGCGACCCCCCGAGAGGCGGCCTCGGCGTTGCGCCATGCCATCGCCGACGCCTCCGCGCTGGCGGATCTGTTGGATCGAACCGGCAGCACCGAAGCCGCCAGCTGA
- a CDS encoding alcohol dehydrogenase family protein produces the protein MPTPPRTMKAVLLTGNGGFDRLDYRDDVPVPAPKAGEVLIRVGAAGVNNTDINTRTGWYSKAVTAGTTSAGGVGGFTEAKSEDSGWTGAALAFPRIQGADACGRIVAVGADVDARRIGERVLIEPVFRGPDGDPYRITYFGSDRDGAFAEFAIAPALHAHRIESRLSDAELASFPCAYSAAENMLARAGLAAGETVLITGASGGVGSAAVQLARRRGATVIAVAGEAKAAAVLSLGASRVIPRDADLLAQVGRETVDVVIDVVGGAHFPHLLDLLRRGGRYAAAGAIAGPVVELDLRTLYLKDLRLIGCTVLEPEVFGNLVLYIERGEIKPVIASIHPLSAIVAAQREFLAKQHTGKIVLLPSA, from the coding sequence ATGCCAACGCCGCCTCGGACGATGAAAGCGGTCCTGCTCACGGGCAATGGTGGCTTCGACAGGCTCGACTATCGCGACGATGTGCCGGTGCCGGCGCCGAAGGCCGGCGAGGTGCTGATCCGCGTCGGCGCCGCCGGCGTCAACAACACCGACATCAACACCCGGACGGGCTGGTACTCGAAGGCCGTTACCGCCGGAACGACTTCGGCCGGCGGCGTCGGCGGCTTTACCGAGGCCAAGAGCGAAGATTCCGGTTGGACCGGCGCCGCACTCGCCTTTCCGCGCATCCAGGGCGCCGATGCCTGCGGCCGCATCGTCGCGGTCGGGGCGGACGTGGATGCCAGGCGGATCGGCGAGCGCGTTCTAATCGAGCCGGTGTTTCGCGGACCCGATGGCGACCCCTATCGCATCACCTATTTCGGCTCCGACCGCGACGGTGCCTTCGCCGAGTTCGCGATCGCGCCCGCGCTGCACGCCCACCGCATCGAGAGCCGGCTCTCCGATGCCGAACTGGCCTCCTTCCCTTGCGCCTATTCCGCCGCCGAGAACATGCTCGCGCGCGCCGGCCTCGCCGCCGGCGAAACGGTCCTCATCACCGGCGCCTCGGGCGGGGTCGGGTCGGCGGCGGTCCAGCTCGCACGCCGTCGCGGCGCCACCGTCATCGCCGTCGCCGGCGAGGCGAAAGCGGCGGCCGTCCTATCGCTCGGCGCCAGCCGCGTGATCCCCCGTGACGCCGACCTCCTGGCGCAGGTCGGGCGCGAGACGGTGGATGTCGTCATCGACGTGGTCGGCGGCGCGCATTTCCCCCACCTGCTGGACCTTCTCCGCCGCGGCGGCCGTTACGCCGCCGCCGGCGCCATCGCCGGCCCCGTGGTCGAGCTCGATCTGCGAACGCTCTACCTCAAGGATCTCCGCCTCATCGGCTGCACCGTCCTGGAACCGGAGGTCTTCGGCAATCTCGTTCTCTACATCGAGCGCGGCGAGATCAAACCGGTGATCGCCAGCATCCACCCCTTGAGCGCCATCGTCGCGGCACAGCGGGAATTCCTCGCCAAGCAGCATACCGGCAAGATCGTGCTGCTCCCCTCCGCCTGA
- a CDS encoding ornithine cyclodeaminase family protein, with protein sequence MPSPIHFTYLNGPDMAALALTDDEILGAIEASLAMQGRGQTVIEPRMHLRPRDTRGHFNVLRGVLPTGEGRGFAGVKIVGDFIDNWQRDLPSEMAMLLLFDPATGMPQALIDATAITEMRTGAVTAIGAKYLARKDSHVLGHVGARGTAYWNVRLLNRLFDLTEIRVHSKRKESREAFAATLERDLKRKIVVTEDWESCFAGADILVEASRLDKPEPLFKTEWVRPGALAIPYGTMSAVEIDLTDAMDKVVMDDWGQAGAGPFGALRRHVDEGRLTRETLHAELGQIVAGLKPGRETPTERILFWHRGLSLSDIALGALALEKARRLGIGSQLRYA encoded by the coding sequence ATGCCTTCGCCCATCCATTTCACCTATCTGAACGGCCCCGACATGGCGGCTCTGGCGCTGACCGACGACGAGATCCTCGGTGCCATCGAGGCGAGCCTCGCGATGCAGGGGCGCGGCCAGACCGTGATCGAGCCGCGCATGCATCTGCGGCCCCGCGACACGCGCGGTCATTTCAACGTGCTGCGCGGCGTGTTGCCGACCGGCGAGGGCCGCGGTTTCGCCGGCGTCAAGATCGTGGGCGACTTCATCGACAACTGGCAGCGCGATCTGCCCTCCGAAATGGCGATGCTGCTGCTGTTCGATCCCGCGACCGGCATGCCCCAGGCCTTGATCGACGCGACCGCGATCACCGAGATGCGCACCGGCGCCGTTACGGCCATCGGTGCCAAATATCTCGCCCGCAAGGATTCGCATGTGCTCGGCCATGTCGGCGCCCGCGGCACTGCCTATTGGAACGTGCGGCTCCTGAACCGCCTGTTCGATCTGACGGAGATCCGGGTCCATTCCAAACGCAAGGAAAGCCGCGAGGCATTCGCCGCCACGCTCGAGCGCGACCTGAAGCGCAAGATCGTCGTCACCGAGGATTGGGAAAGCTGCTTCGCGGGCGCCGATATCCTGGTCGAGGCCTCGCGCCTCGACAAGCCGGAGCCGCTGTTCAAGACCGAATGGGTCCGGCCCGGCGCGCTCGCGATCCCTTACGGCACCATGAGCGCCGTCGAGATCGACCTCACCGACGCGATGGACAAGGTGGTGATGGACGATTGGGGCCAGGCCGGCGCCGGGCCGTTCGGGGCGCTGCGCCGCCATGTCGACGAGGGCCGGCTCACGCGGGAGACCCTGCATGCCGAGCTCGGCCAGATCGTGGCCGGTCTGAAACCCGGCCGCGAGACGCCGACGGAGCGCATCCTGTTCTGGCACCGCGGCCTGTCGCTCTCCGACATCGCGCTGGGGGCGCTGGCCCTGGAAAAAGCCCGCCGGCTCGGGATCGGCAGCCAATTGCGCTATGCGTGA
- a CDS encoding AMP-binding protein translates to MASGLGHLTYAEMREGMLRCSRFLRERHGVLPGDRIAFCLPKSLEAIQVILGILAAGAAYVPLQFQGPAARLNSILRSTEPKLLMTTPQMADQLAAEGGWPGFPVCRLTAAEAGQGLATLLSGMPPDAEPLPLSPESLAAIYFTSGSTGEPKGVMLSQGNIAAGVELVVKSDVLDDRDRMLSHTNLHYAAYDMFFPFAAGAQIFLLSDREAMIPAGVAGAVERERVTVWRSTITALRLLLESGELGSRDLRSLRMLGVFGESFPIPLLRQLMAALPTCRFKFNYGATEVYRITSFEIPQNLPDDLVSLPIGPDRPEYAISLRDDADREVENGAVGELCVEGAPVMLGYWKDPELTARRRLSGRPHSWRSGDFAYRDAAGLLHLVGRQDQMIKIRGHRFDLGEIEAVLRSQPGVRDAVAALVAKADGNAEVHAALLAEPSETIKTAVRLACAKRLPAFARPSRLLTFEQFPLLPSGKVDRMTLQAKLREAG, encoded by the coding sequence ATGGCCTCCGGCCTGGGTCATCTCACTTACGCGGAGATGCGCGAAGGCATGCTGCGATGCAGCCGATTCTTGCGCGAGCGCCACGGCGTCTTGCCGGGCGACCGCATCGCCTTCTGCCTGCCCAAGAGCCTGGAGGCCATCCAAGTCATTCTGGGAATTCTCGCGGCCGGCGCGGCTTATGTGCCCCTCCAATTTCAGGGCCCTGCCGCACGCCTCAATTCCATTCTCAGATCGACCGAGCCCAAACTGCTGATGACGACGCCGCAAATGGCGGATCAACTCGCGGCGGAAGGCGGATGGCCCGGTTTCCCCGTCTGTCGCCTGACCGCAGCCGAAGCCGGCCAGGGGCTTGCGACGCTCCTCTCAGGAATGCCCCCCGACGCGGAGCCCTTGCCCCTCAGCCCCGAAAGCCTCGCGGCCATCTACTTTACGTCCGGTTCGACCGGGGAACCGAAGGGCGTAATGCTGTCTCAGGGCAATATCGCGGCCGGCGTGGAGCTCGTCGTCAAATCCGACGTCCTCGACGATCGGGATCGGATGCTGAGCCACACCAATCTGCACTACGCCGCCTACGATATGTTCTTTCCCTTCGCGGCAGGCGCGCAGATTTTCCTGCTCTCCGATCGCGAAGCCATGATCCCGGCGGGTGTCGCGGGTGCCGTCGAGCGAGAGCGCGTGACGGTATGGCGATCCACGATCACAGCACTTCGCCTCTTGCTCGAGAGCGGCGAACTGGGATCCCGTGATCTGCGTTCGCTGAGGATGCTGGGTGTCTTTGGCGAGTCCTTCCCCATTCCTTTGCTGCGTCAGCTCATGGCTGCGCTGCCCACCTGTCGATTCAAGTTCAACTATGGAGCGACCGAGGTCTATCGCATTACTTCCTTCGAGATTCCGCAGAATCTGCCCGACGACCTGGTTTCACTGCCGATCGGGCCCGACAGGCCGGAATATGCCATCTCCCTGCGCGATGACGCGGATAGGGAAGTGGAAAATGGGGCGGTCGGCGAGCTCTGTGTCGAAGGAGCGCCGGTCATGCTCGGCTATTGGAAGGATCCGGAGTTGACCGCCAGGCGACGCCTCTCCGGGCGTCCTCATTCCTGGCGTTCGGGCGATTTTGCTTATAGGGATGCTGCCGGGCTGCTGCATCTCGTTGGCCGCCAGGATCAGATGATCAAGATCCGCGGTCATCGATTCGACTTGGGCGAAATCGAGGCCGTGTTGCGGAGCCAACCCGGTGTTCGCGATGCCGTCGCCGCGCTCGTGGCAAAGGCAGATGGCAACGCCGAAGTCCATGCCGCCCTGCTGGCGGAGCCCAGCGAGACGATCAAGACGGCCGTGCGCCTTGCCTGCGCCAAGCGCCTTCCGGCCTTTGCGCGCCCCTCCCGCTTACTGACGTTCGAACAGTTCCCGCTGCTGCCCTCGGGCAAAGTCGACCGGATGACCCTGCAAGCGAAGCTCCGCGAAGCGGGATGA
- a CDS encoding pentapeptide repeat-containing protein — MVMEIADQDLSGRWLQGVSFAGKTVKRVKFDGADLRRCDLSHGQFFDCSFDKADFEGAHLVRALFENCNFRNAKFVRTNASEAIFRSAALPSHKAPGLDDVEPQVSFAGATIEGSDFTNANLHKVSLSRVKANDVNFSGADLRGSLFEECSIAGSEFEKARLDGADFSQTRDAAATLPGWAASMVKLPQRIELDDLLEMVQEHRQWIDSYGLEGARLSLSGQDLTGFEIAGLDLSGADLRNCRLDFADLSGARLVASDLRGASLVKTDLRNADLRAALITETALSKARAEGARRG; from the coding sequence ATGGTCATGGAGATCGCTGACCAGGATCTCAGCGGCCGGTGGCTGCAGGGCGTCAGCTTCGCCGGCAAGACCGTCAAGCGCGTCAAGTTCGACGGCGCCGATCTGCGCCGCTGCGATCTCAGCCACGGCCAGTTCTTCGACTGCTCCTTCGACAAGGCCGATTTCGAGGGCGCCCATCTGGTGCGTGCGCTGTTCGAGAACTGCAACTTCCGCAACGCCAAGTTCGTCCGCACCAATGCCAGCGAGGCGATCTTCCGCAGCGCGGCCTTGCCCTCCCACAAGGCGCCCGGACTCGACGATGTCGAGCCGCAGGTCTCCTTCGCTGGCGCCACGATCGAGGGGTCGGATTTCACCAACGCCAACCTCCACAAGGTCTCGCTCTCCAGGGTGAAAGCGAACGACGTCAATTTCAGCGGCGCCGACCTGCGCGGCTCGCTGTTCGAGGAATGCAGTATCGCCGGCTCGGAGTTCGAGAAGGCCAGGCTGGATGGGGCCGACTTCTCGCAGACCCGGGATGCCGCGGCGACCCTGCCGGGATGGGCCGCCAGCATGGTGAAGCTGCCCCAGCGGATCGAACTCGACGACCTCCTGGAGATGGTCCAGGAGCACCGACAATGGATCGACAGCTACGGCCTCGAGGGCGCCCGCCTCAGCCTCTCCGGCCAGGACCTCACGGGGTTCGAGATCGCGGGGCTGGATCTCTCGGGCGCCGATCTGCGCAACTGCCGGCTCGACTTCGCCGATCTTTCCGGCGCCCGGCTGGTGGCGAGCGACCTGCGCGGCGCCAGCCTGGTCAAGACCGACCTGCGCAACGCCGACCTGCGGGCGGCCCTCATCACCGAGACGGCGCTGAGCAAGGCTCGCGCCGAGGGCGCCCGGAGAGGCTGA
- a CDS encoding CoA-binding protein — MPDYPDALFERIFAETKTIAVVGASPKPERPSHGVMRFLQSRGYRCIPVNPGQAGGKINGETVYAKLADIPEKIDMVDVFRRSEEAGAVVDQAIAIGAKTVWIQLGVRDDAAAARGGKAGLTVIMDHCPAIELPRLDAKRGRAQ; from the coding sequence ATGCCGGATTATCCCGACGCGCTGTTCGAGAGGATCTTCGCCGAGACCAAGACCATCGCCGTGGTGGGGGCAAGCCCCAAGCCCGAACGGCCGAGCCATGGGGTGATGCGTTTCCTGCAATCGCGGGGCTATCGCTGCATCCCGGTCAATCCCGGCCAGGCCGGCGGCAAGATCAACGGCGAGACGGTCTATGCGAAGCTGGCCGACATCCCGGAGAAGATCGACATGGTCGATGTCTTCCGCCGCTCCGAGGAGGCCGGCGCGGTCGTGGACCAGGCCATCGCCATCGGCGCCAAGACCGTCTGGATACAGCTCGGTGTGCGGGACGACGCGGCGGCGGCGCGAGGCGGGAAGGCCGGCCTCACGGTCATCATGGATCATTGCCCCGCAATCGAGCTGCCCCGGCTGGACGCCAAGCGCGGGCGCGCGCAATAA
- a CDS encoding TauD/TfdA family dioxygenase — MSFALPPEQTGAAAWYGPTLAGGDEWQMRLAATDITEIESATKALTAREADIAVIAARDFPLPTLAPKLKARVRDEVLNGRGFLLIRGLPVERWSVREAATAYFGIGAHLGSARSQNGKGHVLGHVQDLGLDVQDPNVRIYQTNARQTFHTDSCDVVGLLCLKTARSGGLSALVSSTTIFNEMRRRRPDLLKLLFEPIATDRRGEVPEGQKPYFEIPVFNWHQGFLTAIYQRQYINSAQRFPDAPRLTPAHIEALDLFDALADDPTLNLFMEFKPGDVQLVHNHTLLHDRTDFVDWPEPERRRHLLRLWLAASHARPLPELFAQRYGSVTIGDRGGIIVRGTRLQAPLTAD, encoded by the coding sequence TTGTCATTCGCGTTGCCGCCCGAGCAGACCGGCGCCGCCGCCTGGTATGGCCCCACCCTCGCCGGAGGCGACGAGTGGCAGATGCGGCTCGCGGCCACCGATATCACCGAGATCGAATCCGCGACCAAGGCGTTGACGGCACGCGAAGCCGACATTGCGGTCATTGCAGCGCGCGATTTTCCCCTTCCAACGCTGGCCCCGAAGCTCAAAGCGCGTGTCAGGGACGAGGTGCTCAACGGCCGCGGCTTTCTGTTGATCCGCGGGCTGCCGGTCGAGCGCTGGAGCGTCCGCGAGGCGGCAACGGCCTATTTCGGGATCGGTGCGCATCTCGGCAGCGCCCGCTCCCAGAATGGCAAGGGTCATGTGCTGGGCCATGTGCAGGATCTGGGCCTCGACGTTCAGGATCCCAATGTCCGTATCTACCAGACCAATGCGCGGCAGACCTTCCATACGGACTCCTGCGACGTCGTGGGTCTTCTCTGCCTCAAGACCGCGCGCTCCGGCGGACTGTCTGCCCTCGTGAGTTCGACCACGATCTTCAACGAGATGCGCCGCCGCCGACCCGATCTCCTGAAGCTTCTGTTCGAGCCGATCGCCACCGACCGACGCGGCGAGGTGCCGGAGGGCCAGAAGCCCTATTTCGAGATTCCCGTCTTCAACTGGCATCAGGGATTCCTGACCGCGATCTATCAGCGCCAATACATCAATTCGGCGCAGCGGTTTCCGGATGCCCCAAGACTTACGCCGGCCCATATCGAGGCCCTCGACCTGTTCGATGCCCTGGCCGACGATCCCACGCTCAACCTGTTCATGGAGTTCAAGCCCGGCGACGTTCAACTCGTGCATAACCATACCCTGCTACACGACCGCACCGACTTCGTTGATTGGCCGGAGCCCGAGCGACGCCGGCACTTGCTGCGGCTATGGCTTGCCGCCTCACATGCACGGCCCCTGCCCGAGCTTTTTGCCCAGCGCTACGGATCGGTAACCATCGGCGACCGCGGCGGCATCATTGTGCGCGGCACACGGCTGCAAGCACCGTTAACGGCAGATTAA
- a CDS encoding enoyl-CoA hydratase: MSNLANEPELLSRVEDGIAILTLNRPAARNALSFSLMGELLEAFARLDPAVRVVVIAGNGPAFCSGHDLREFRAAPDRHRYEQVFDRCTALMLAIRRCPRPVIAQVHGVATAAGCQLVAGCDLAVAESGARFATPGVDIGLFCSTPAVALSRAVGRKPAMEMLLTGEPIDAEEARRIGLINRVVPPSSLAPEVMALARQIATKSSAVIAMGKEAFYRQAELGLEEAYRHASGVMVRNLLEADADEGIDAFLGKRKPEWRG; the protein is encoded by the coding sequence ATGAGCAACCTCGCCAACGAACCCGAGCTCCTATCACGGGTCGAAGACGGCATCGCCATCCTGACGCTCAACCGTCCCGCCGCGCGCAATGCGCTCTCCTTCTCGCTGATGGGCGAGTTGCTCGAAGCTTTCGCCCGGCTGGATCCGGCGGTCCGGGTCGTCGTGATCGCGGGCAACGGGCCGGCCTTCTGTTCCGGCCATGATCTGCGGGAGTTTCGCGCCGCGCCCGACCGGCATCGCTATGAACAAGTCTTCGACCGCTGTACCGCCCTGATGCTGGCCATCCGGCGCTGCCCCAGGCCGGTGATCGCGCAGGTCCATGGCGTGGCGACGGCCGCCGGCTGTCAGCTGGTTGCAGGCTGCGATCTGGCGGTGGCCGAGAGCGGCGCCCGCTTCGCCACCCCCGGCGTCGATATCGGCCTCTTCTGCTCGACACCGGCGGTGGCCCTCAGCCGCGCGGTCGGGCGCAAGCCTGCGATGGAGATGCTGCTGACGGGCGAGCCGATCGACGCCGAGGAAGCGCGCCGGATCGGATTGATCAATCGCGTCGTGCCGCCATCGTCCCTCGCGCCGGAGGTAATGGCGCTGGCGCGGCAGATCGCCACGAAATCCTCGGCGGTCATCGCCATGGGCAAGGAAGCCTTCTACCGCCAGGCCGAGCTTGGCCTCGAAGAAGCCTACCGCCACGCGTCCGGCGTCATGGTCCGCAACCTGCTGGAAGCGGACGCGGATGAGGGTATCGATGCGTTCCTGGGAAAGCGCAAACCCGAATGGCGCGGTTGA
- a CDS encoding succinylglutamate desuccinylase/aspartoacylase family protein yields MRRQPLEISLGNDDPGLSTALRGWRYRASKRGPRILVTGAVHGDEVTSSAALWHTAEQLEDWITAGSVTLIPCVNVLAVRASQRQVPLENIDLNRRFPGRPDGLLADRIAHALAGLLEEHDALIDVHTAGWSVPFVLLDHFADSRLERRVLRWAACSALPVVAEMPAEISNLQGLDRSWSAWAVRQGKPAVTMELSGFHAIDHVGAHRGATAIINMLNAAPDLSDRLPRQGPAAAPWVRRAICSDWGGLFEAERRPGDHVGAGERIGWVRSLTGEPLGAIKAPEAGLLLEIQPLSALHVGMRAATVAVERKLRPR; encoded by the coding sequence ATGCGCCGACAGCCCCTCGAGATCAGCCTCGGGAACGACGATCCCGGCCTCTCCACCGCTCTCCGGGGATGGCGCTATCGCGCCAGCAAGCGGGGTCCCAGGATCCTGGTGACCGGCGCCGTCCATGGCGACGAGGTCACCTCCAGCGCCGCCCTCTGGCATACCGCCGAGCAGCTGGAGGACTGGATCACCGCCGGCTCGGTCACCCTCATCCCTTGCGTCAATGTGCTGGCGGTCCGGGCCAGCCAGCGCCAGGTGCCGCTGGAAAACATCGACCTCAACCGGCGCTTCCCCGGCCGGCCGGACGGGCTGCTCGCGGACCGGATCGCCCATGCCCTGGCCGGCCTGCTCGAAGAGCATGATGCGCTGATCGACGTGCACACCGCCGGCTGGAGCGTCCCCTTCGTCCTGCTCGATCATTTCGCGGACAGTCGGCTCGAGCGGCGCGTCCTGCGCTGGGCCGCCTGCTCCGCCCTCCCCGTCGTGGCGGAGATGCCGGCCGAAATATCGAACCTTCAGGGCCTCGACCGGAGCTGGTCGGCCTGGGCCGTGCGCCAGGGCAAGCCGGCCGTGACCATGGAGCTCTCGGGCTTCCATGCGATCGACCATGTCGGCGCCCATCGCGGCGCCACGGCGATCATCAACATGCTGAACGCGGCCCCCGACCTCTCCGACCGCTTGCCGCGGCAAGGGCCGGCCGCAGCACCCTGGGTGCGGCGCGCGATCTGCAGCGACTGGGGCGGGCTGTTCGAGGCCGAGCGCCGGCCGGGCGATCATGTCGGCGCGGGCGAACGGATCGGCTGGGTGCGCAGCCTCACAGGCGAGCCTCTGGGTGCGATCAAGGCGCCCGAGGCGGGCCTGCTGCTCGAGATCCAGCCGCTCTCGGCCCTCCATGTCGGCATGCGCGCGGCAACGGTGGCGGTCGAACGCAAGCTCCGCCCGCGCTAG